One segment of Zonotrichia albicollis isolate bZonAlb1 chromosome 4, bZonAlb1.hap1, whole genome shotgun sequence DNA contains the following:
- the FOXRED2 gene encoding FAD-dependent oxidoreductase domain-containing protein 2, producing the protein MAPAVCGTLLGLAMYASGLCAVSGAAFLYRDYCVIGAGPAGLQAAYFLQRAGRDYVVFERSHAPGSFFALYPRHRKLISINKHYTGKSNSEFNLRHDWNSLLSHDRRLLFRRYSRDFFPNADTMVRYLEDFASLLKLRVQYNTAIIHVTLEKNEQAWNGHYFLLTDQDKKNYKCSSLLVAAGTWVPNVVNFPGSEYVEGYETVSINPEDFTGQTVLILGRGNSAFETAENILGVTNFIHMVSRSRVRLSWATHYVGDLRAINNGLLDTYQLKSLDGLLEGDLEDLAIVKDKKGKLHITLRFYLENRNISAGIDSITLPQDELDNFATRAPYDRVIRCLGWKFDFSIYNRSLRMMPGKGNIKKYPQIKPSYESRGTRGLFVLGTASHSVDFRKSAGGFIHGFRYTTRAVHRLLENRHHGVPWPSTVYPITQLTNSIIKRVNEASGLYQMFSVLADIILLRENATAFEYLEEYPVGVLAELEMQTGRKAHNGLFVIIMEYGRNFSGADKDVFYYNRAVGEAQHAWQSNFLHPVIYYYKHLPTEREMRLRPPDWPLPRPNAIHHIVEDFLTDWTAPNAHILPLRRFLENCLGTDLRNFFAESCFLFAFTHQKLPPSCQQGYIRMQGLLGSQELRQHAVQAGLLQDYTPTDLSGDRPPDSHHGSQEHLTRDHGIPLRPLQHLVNAKDEL; encoded by the exons ATGGCCCCGGCGGTCTGCGGGACCCTCCTGGGGCTGGCCATGTACGCCAGCGGCCTGTGCGCGGTGAGTGGGGCCGCGTTCCTGTACCGCGACTACTGCGTCATcggggccgggcccgcgggCCTGCAGGCTGCCTATTTCCTCCAGAGAGCCGGCCGGGACTACGTCGTGTTTGAGCGGAGCCATGCTCccggcagcttcttcgcgctcTACCCTCGGCACCGCAAACTCATCAGCATCAACAAGCACTACACGGGCAAGTCCAACAGCGAGTTCAACCTCCGCCACGACTGGAATTCGCTCCTCAGCCACGACCGGCGGCTGCTGTTCCGACGCTACTCTCGCGACTTCTTCCCCAACGCTGACACCATGGTGCGTTACCTGGAGGACTTCGCTTCCCTACTGAAGCTGCGGGTTCAGTACAACACAGCCATCATCCATGTGACATTGGAGAAGAATGAGCAGGCCTGGAACGGCCATTATTTTCTCCTGACCGACCAGGACAAGAAGAACTACAAGTGCAG CTCTTTGTTGGTTGCTGCTGGGACGTGGGTTCCCAATGTGGTAAACTTTCCTGGCTCAGAGTATGTTGAGGGGTACGAGACCGTGTCCATCAACCCGGAGGACTTCACTGGCCAAACTGTGTTGATCCTGGGCCGAGGGAACTCGGCCTTCGAGACAGCAGAGAACATCCTGGGTGTCACGAATTTCATCCACATGGTGAGCCGCTCCCGCGTGCGCCTCTCCTGGGCCACCCACTACGTCGGGGATCTGAG AGCAATTAACAATGGCCTGCTGGACACCTACCAGCTGAAATCTCTGGATGGGCTTCTGGAGGGCGACCTGGAAGATCTGGCTATCGTTAAGGACAAAAAGGGAAAGCTGCACATCACGCTGCGGTTCTACTTGGAGAACAGGAACATCAGCGCAGGCATCGACTCCATCACCCTCCCTCAGGATGAACTGGACAACTTTGCCACCCGTGCACCTTACGACCGTGTCATCCGCTGCCTGGGCTGGAAGTTTGACTTCTCTATCTATAACAG ATCCCTGAGAATGATGCCAGGAAAAGGGAATATTAAGAAGTATCCTCAAATCAAACCCAGCTACGAGTCTAGAGGCACTCGGGGGCTCTTTGTTCTTGGCACTGCTAGCCATTCAGTTGACTTCAGGAAATCTGCTGGGGGCTTCATCCATGGATTCCGGTATACAA CTCGGGCAGTCCATCGCCTATTGGAAAACCGTCACCATGGTGTCCCCTGGCCATCCACAGTCTACCCTATTACACAGCTGACCAATTCCATCATCAAGAGGGTGAATGAGGCCTCGGGCCTCTACCAGATGTTCAGTGTCCTGGCTGACATCATACTGCTGAGAGA GAATGCCACAGCATTTGAATACCTGGAAGAGTACCCTGTTGGAGTCCTGGCCGAGCTCGAAATGCAGACGGGAAGAAAggctcacaatgggctctttgTCATCATTATGGAGTATGGCAGGAATTTCTCTGGGGCTGACAAGGATGTCTTCTACTACAACCGTGCTGTGGGAGAGGCGCAGCATGCCTGGCAGTCCAACTTTTTACATCCTGTTATTTACTATTACAAACACCTCCCAACAG AGCGTGAGATGAGACTCCGTCCCCCAGACTGGCCTCTGCCCCGGCCAAATGCCATCCATCACATTGTGGAGGACTTTCTGACAGACTGGACAGCCCCGAATGCTCACATCCTGCCGCTGAGGCGCTTTCTGGAGAACTGCCTCGGCACCGACCTGCGCAATTTCTTTGCAG AGTCCTGTTTCCTGTTTGCCTTCACCCACCAGAAGCTGCCTCCCTCCTGCCAGCAGGGGTACATTCGaatgcaggggctgctggggagcCAGGAGCTCCGGCAGCACGCGGTAcaggctgggctgctccaggattACACTCCCACAGACTTGTCGGGTGACAGACCCCCTGACAGCCACCATGGCTCACAGGAGCACTTGACGAGAGATCATGGGATACCACTTCGTCCTCTGCAGCATCTTGTTAATGCCAAGGATGAGCTTTAA
- the EIF3D gene encoding eukaryotic translation initiation factor 3 subunit D isoform X2 produces MAKFVAPVIQDNPSGWGPCAVPEQFKDMPYQPFSKGDRLGKVADWTGATYQDKRYTNKYSSQFGGGSQYAYFHEEDETSFQLVDTARTQKTAYQRNRMRFAQRNLRRDKDRRNMLQFSMQTLPKSAKQKERDRLRLQKKFQKQFGVRQKWDQKSQKPRDSSVEVRSDWEVKEEMDFPRLMKMRYLEVSEPQDIECCGALEYYDKAFDRITTRNEKLLRSIKRIFHTVTTTDDPVIRKLAKTQGNVFATDAILATLMSCTRSVYSWDIIVQRVGSKLFFDKRDNSDFDLLTVSETANEPPQEEGNSFNSPRNLAMEATYINHNFSQQCLRMGKEKYKFPNPNPFVEDDMDKNEVASVAYRYRRWKLGDDIDLIVRCEHDGVMTGANGEVSFINIKTLNEWDSRYCNGVDWRQKLDSQRGAVIATELKNNSYKLARWTCCALLAGSEYLKLGYVSRYHVKDSARHVILGTQQFKPNEFASQINLSIENAWGILRCVIDICMKLDEGKYLILKDPNKQVIRIYSLPDGTFSSDEDEEDEEEEEEEEEEES; encoded by the exons atggcgAAGTTTGTGGCACCCGTGATCCAAGACAACCCCTCCGGCTGGGGCCCGTGTGCTGTGCCCGAGCAGTTCAAGGACATGCCCTACCAGCCCTTCAGCAAAGGAGACCGCCTGGGCAAG GTGGCTGATTGGACAGGAGCCACGTACCAGGATAAAAGATACACAA ACAAGTACTCATCACAGTTTGGTGGCGGAAGCCAATATGCCTATTTCCACGAGGAGGATGAGACCAGCTTCCAGCTGGTGGACACGGCCCGGACGCAGAAAACGGCCTACCAGAGGAACCGCATGAGGTTTGCACAG AGGAACCTTCGGAGAGACAAGGACCGTCGGAACATGCTGCAGTTCAGCATGCAGACACTGCCCAAGAGTGCCAAGCAGAAGGAGAg AGATCGTTTGCGCCTACAGAAGAAGTTTCAGAAGCAGTTTGGAGTGAGGCAGAAGTGGGACCAGAAATCACAG AAACCTCGTGACTCCTCTGTTGAAGTTCGCAGCGACTGGGAGGTGAAGGAGGAGATGGATTTCCCTCGGCTGATGAAAATGCGCTATCTGGAGGTGTCAGAGCCACAGGACAT AGAGTGCTGTGGAGCCCTAGAGTACTACGACAAAGCCTTCGACCGCATTACAACAAGGAACGAGAAACTCCTAAGGAGCATTAAGCGTATCTTCCATACCGTCACCACTACGGATGACCCAGTTATCCGAAAG CTGGCCAAGACACAAGGGAATGTGTTTGCCACAGATGCCATCCTGGCCACACTGATGAGCTGCACTCGTTCTGTTTATTCCTGGGATATCATTGTCCAGAGAGTTGGATCCAAGCTTTTCTTTGACAAGAGGGACAACTCAGATTTTG ACCTCCTGACAGTGAGTGAAACAGCCAATGAACCACCTCAGGAAGAAGGCAACTCTTTTAATTCTCCACGCAACCTGGCCATGGAAGCTACCTACATCAATCATAACTTctcccagcagtgtctgagGATG GGAAAGGAGAAGTACAAgtttcccaacccaaaccccttTGTGGAGGATGACATGGATAAAAATGAAGTAGCCTCTGTTGCATACAG GTACCGAAGGTGGAAGCTGGGAGATGATATAGATCTCATTGTCCGCTGTGAGCATGATGGAGTGATGACAGGAGCTAATGGAGAAGTGTCGTTCATCAACATCAAAACACTGAACGAGTGGGATTCAAGG TATTGCAATGGAGTGGACTGGCGCCAGAAGCTGGACTCTCAGAGAGGGGCTGTCATTGCCACGGAGCTGAAGAACAACAGCTACAAGCTGGCCCGCTGGACATGCTGTGCACTGCTGGCTGGTTCAGAGTACCTTAAACTCGG GTACGTATCCCGTTACCACGTGAAGGATTCTGCCCGCCACGTGATCCTGGGCACACAGCAGTTCAAGCCAAATGAATTTGCCAGCCAGATTAATCTGAGCATAGAGAACGCCTGGGGCATCCTGCGGTGTGTCATTGACATCTGCATGAAGCTGGATGAGGGGAAGTACCTCATCCTCAAGGACCCCAACAAGCAGGTGATCCGCATCTACAGTTTGCCTGATGGCACCTTTAGCTCtgatgaagatgaggaggatgaggaagaagaagaggaagaggaag AGGAAGAGAGCTGA
- the EIF3D gene encoding eukaryotic translation initiation factor 3 subunit D isoform X1, giving the protein MAKFVAPVIQDNPSGWGPCAVPEQFKDMPYQPFSKGDRLGKVADWTGATYQDKRYTNKYSSQFGGGSQYAYFHEEDETSFQLVDTARTQKTAYQRNRMRFAQRNLRRDKDRRNMLQFSMQTLPKSAKQKERDRLRLQKKFQKQFGVRQKWDQKSQQKPRDSSVEVRSDWEVKEEMDFPRLMKMRYLEVSEPQDIECCGALEYYDKAFDRITTRNEKLLRSIKRIFHTVTTTDDPVIRKLAKTQGNVFATDAILATLMSCTRSVYSWDIIVQRVGSKLFFDKRDNSDFDLLTVSETANEPPQEEGNSFNSPRNLAMEATYINHNFSQQCLRMGKEKYKFPNPNPFVEDDMDKNEVASVAYRYRRWKLGDDIDLIVRCEHDGVMTGANGEVSFINIKTLNEWDSRYCNGVDWRQKLDSQRGAVIATELKNNSYKLARWTCCALLAGSEYLKLGYVSRYHVKDSARHVILGTQQFKPNEFASQINLSIENAWGILRCVIDICMKLDEGKYLILKDPNKQVIRIYSLPDGTFSSDEDEEDEEEEEEEEEEES; this is encoded by the exons atggcgAAGTTTGTGGCACCCGTGATCCAAGACAACCCCTCCGGCTGGGGCCCGTGTGCTGTGCCCGAGCAGTTCAAGGACATGCCCTACCAGCCCTTCAGCAAAGGAGACCGCCTGGGCAAG GTGGCTGATTGGACAGGAGCCACGTACCAGGATAAAAGATACACAA ACAAGTACTCATCACAGTTTGGTGGCGGAAGCCAATATGCCTATTTCCACGAGGAGGATGAGACCAGCTTCCAGCTGGTGGACACGGCCCGGACGCAGAAAACGGCCTACCAGAGGAACCGCATGAGGTTTGCACAG AGGAACCTTCGGAGAGACAAGGACCGTCGGAACATGCTGCAGTTCAGCATGCAGACACTGCCCAAGAGTGCCAAGCAGAAGGAGAg AGATCGTTTGCGCCTACAGAAGAAGTTTCAGAAGCAGTTTGGAGTGAGGCAGAAGTGGGACCAGAAATCACAG CAGAAACCTCGTGACTCCTCTGTTGAAGTTCGCAGCGACTGGGAGGTGAAGGAGGAGATGGATTTCCCTCGGCTGATGAAAATGCGCTATCTGGAGGTGTCAGAGCCACAGGACAT AGAGTGCTGTGGAGCCCTAGAGTACTACGACAAAGCCTTCGACCGCATTACAACAAGGAACGAGAAACTCCTAAGGAGCATTAAGCGTATCTTCCATACCGTCACCACTACGGATGACCCAGTTATCCGAAAG CTGGCCAAGACACAAGGGAATGTGTTTGCCACAGATGCCATCCTGGCCACACTGATGAGCTGCACTCGTTCTGTTTATTCCTGGGATATCATTGTCCAGAGAGTTGGATCCAAGCTTTTCTTTGACAAGAGGGACAACTCAGATTTTG ACCTCCTGACAGTGAGTGAAACAGCCAATGAACCACCTCAGGAAGAAGGCAACTCTTTTAATTCTCCACGCAACCTGGCCATGGAAGCTACCTACATCAATCATAACTTctcccagcagtgtctgagGATG GGAAAGGAGAAGTACAAgtttcccaacccaaaccccttTGTGGAGGATGACATGGATAAAAATGAAGTAGCCTCTGTTGCATACAG GTACCGAAGGTGGAAGCTGGGAGATGATATAGATCTCATTGTCCGCTGTGAGCATGATGGAGTGATGACAGGAGCTAATGGAGAAGTGTCGTTCATCAACATCAAAACACTGAACGAGTGGGATTCAAGG TATTGCAATGGAGTGGACTGGCGCCAGAAGCTGGACTCTCAGAGAGGGGCTGTCATTGCCACGGAGCTGAAGAACAACAGCTACAAGCTGGCCCGCTGGACATGCTGTGCACTGCTGGCTGGTTCAGAGTACCTTAAACTCGG GTACGTATCCCGTTACCACGTGAAGGATTCTGCCCGCCACGTGATCCTGGGCACACAGCAGTTCAAGCCAAATGAATTTGCCAGCCAGATTAATCTGAGCATAGAGAACGCCTGGGGCATCCTGCGGTGTGTCATTGACATCTGCATGAAGCTGGATGAGGGGAAGTACCTCATCCTCAAGGACCCCAACAAGCAGGTGATCCGCATCTACAGTTTGCCTGATGGCACCTTTAGCTCtgatgaagatgaggaggatgaggaagaagaagaggaagaggaag AGGAAGAGAGCTGA